A section of the Amycolatopsis sp. AA4 genome encodes:
- a CDS encoding MFS transporter, with protein MAKRDEAHSPGVLRLGFAAGVGTSLEMYDFSIYGTAAALVFGSVFFKTGNAWFGTFMSLATFAIGFVMAPLGAALFGWLGDRRGRRTALYAAFLLMGFATLGMGVLPPYGVIGIAAPLLLVGLRLLHGAARGGESAGAAVFAVEHAPEKRRGLYGSFVALGSPIGVVLANLAFALVLLLPNDDVMSWGWRLPFLAGGIVLAIGIWVRRGVSESPEFEKMAAAETRAKKPLADVLRTNWRRLLLIAGANLGLTACTFALVTFMLSYATAAAPEGLGLPRSPIVTISTVTLLCHAAANVGAAWLSDRIGRKPVMLTGSVLSIIAALVMFPIASAGTISSVFLALLLGFTATGILFGPMYTWFAELFPREQRQSGLGVGYHVGAVLGGGLSPMIANRIVAATGDALAVGYYLAALLVLSLVCLLILPETAPARRAAKPAPELVS; from the coding sequence ATGGCCAAGCGCGACGAAGCGCACTCTCCCGGCGTGCTGCGGCTCGGATTCGCCGCCGGCGTCGGCACTTCCCTGGAAATGTACGACTTCTCGATTTACGGCACCGCCGCGGCACTCGTGTTCGGATCGGTGTTCTTCAAAACCGGCAACGCCTGGTTCGGCACCTTCATGAGCCTCGCGACTTTCGCCATCGGTTTCGTGATGGCCCCGCTCGGCGCGGCGCTTTTCGGCTGGCTCGGCGACCGCCGCGGCCGCCGCACCGCACTGTACGCCGCGTTTCTGCTGATGGGTTTCGCGACGCTGGGCATGGGCGTTCTCCCGCCGTACGGAGTGATCGGCATCGCCGCGCCGCTGCTGCTCGTCGGACTGCGTCTGCTGCACGGTGCCGCACGCGGCGGAGAAAGTGCCGGAGCGGCCGTGTTCGCCGTCGAACACGCGCCGGAAAAACGGCGCGGTCTCTACGGTTCCTTCGTCGCACTCGGCTCCCCGATCGGCGTTGTGCTGGCGAACCTGGCTTTCGCCCTGGTTCTCCTGCTGCCCAACGACGACGTCATGAGCTGGGGCTGGCGACTCCCGTTCCTCGCCGGCGGCATCGTGCTGGCAATCGGCATCTGGGTCCGCCGCGGTGTTTCGGAAAGCCCGGAATTCGAGAAAATGGCCGCCGCGGAAACTCGCGCGAAAAAGCCGCTCGCCGACGTCCTCCGCACGAATTGGCGACGGCTGCTGCTGATCGCCGGAGCGAACCTCGGCCTCACCGCCTGCACCTTCGCGCTCGTGACGTTCATGCTGTCCTACGCGACCGCCGCCGCCCCGGAAGGCCTCGGCCTGCCGCGCTCGCCGATCGTCACCATTTCCACGGTCACCCTGCTGTGCCACGCCGCGGCGAACGTCGGAGCCGCCTGGCTGTCCGACCGGATCGGCCGCAAACCGGTGATGCTGACCGGCTCGGTCCTGTCGATCATCGCCGCGCTCGTGATGTTCCCGATCGCGTCGGCGGGCACGATCAGCTCGGTATTCCTCGCACTGCTCCTAGGTTTCACCGCCACCGGAATCCTCTTTGGACCGATGTACACGTGGTTCGCCGAACTGTTCCCGCGAGAGCAGCGCCAGTCCGGCCTCGGCGTGGGCTACCACGTCGGCGCGGTGCTGGGCGGCGGCCTGTCGCCGATGATCGCCAACCGGATCGTGGCCGCGACCGGCGACGCCCTCGCGGTCGGCTACTACCTCGCGGCGCTGCTCGTGCTCAGCCTGGTCTGCCTGCTGATCCTCCCGGAAACCGCGCCCGCGCGGCGTGCCGCGAAACCGGCTCCCGAACTGGTCAGCTGA
- a CDS encoding helix-turn-helix domain-containing protein, whose amino-acid sequence MREIDEVLDAVGPRLRALRTRRGITLADLSAETGISESTLSRLENGQRRANLELLLPLSRAYDVPIDDLVGAPRAGDPRVHLRPIHQHGMTYVPLTRRPGGVHAYKMLIPGGTAEPALKTHSGYEWLYVLNGHLRLIVGAKDLTVPPGEAAEFDTTEPHWLGSADGGAVELLILFGLHGERVHVKPR is encoded by the coding sequence ATGCGCGAGATCGACGAAGTCCTGGACGCGGTCGGCCCCCGGTTGCGAGCCCTGCGCACCCGGCGCGGCATCACCCTGGCCGACCTGTCGGCGGAGACCGGCATCTCGGAAAGCACCCTGTCCCGCCTGGAAAACGGCCAGCGCCGGGCGAACCTGGAACTGCTGCTGCCGCTCTCGCGCGCCTACGACGTGCCGATCGACGACCTGGTGGGCGCACCCCGCGCCGGCGACCCGCGCGTCCACCTGCGCCCGATCCACCAGCACGGGATGACCTACGTGCCGCTCACCCGGCGCCCTGGCGGCGTGCACGCGTACAAAATGCTGATCCCCGGCGGAACTGCGGAACCCGCATTGAAAACGCACAGCGGCTACGAATGGCTGTACGTCCTCAATGGACACCTGCGGTTAATCGTAGGCGCGAAGGATCTGACGGTCCCGCCTGGCGAGGCAGCGGAGTTCGACACGACGGAACCGCATTGGCTCGGCTCGGCCGACGGAGGCGCGGTCGAACTGCTGATCCTCTTCGGACTCCACGGCGAGCGAGTGCACGTGAAGCCGCGCTAA
- a CDS encoding DUF4190 domain-containing protein: MSAPDYPPPPAPQAAPPSYPAQPKNGLGTAGFVLGLIGLIFAFIPVIGLIAWPLVILGIIFSALGFVRTRSGKATNKGLSIAGLVLSVIGLVLCIIWLATAAKVVNEVNNEANRSVTVHYEVSGTAKDASITYTTFGDGSASSNQDQPQTLPWSKDITTKGLFKGGSLSVTTGAEGGDVACKVVVDGKEAKTAKASGNFATATCDGF; encoded by the coding sequence ATGTCCGCCCCTGACTATCCTCCGCCGCCCGCACCCCAGGCGGCCCCGCCGTCCTATCCGGCCCAGCCGAAGAACGGTCTCGGCACCGCCGGGTTCGTGCTCGGGCTGATCGGCCTGATTTTCGCGTTCATCCCGGTCATCGGGCTCATCGCGTGGCCGCTGGTGATCCTCGGGATCATCTTCTCCGCGCTCGGCTTCGTCCGGACGCGGTCCGGAAAGGCCACGAACAAGGGCCTCTCCATCGCCGGTCTCGTGCTGTCGGTGATCGGCCTGGTGCTGTGCATCATCTGGCTCGCGACGGCCGCCAAGGTGGTCAACGAGGTCAACAACGAAGCGAACCGCTCCGTGACGGTCCACTACGAGGTCTCCGGCACCGCGAAGGACGCCTCGATCACCTACACCACCTTCGGCGACGGCAGCGCGTCGTCCAACCAGGACCAGCCGCAGACCCTGCCGTGGTCGAAAGACATCACCACGAAGGGCCTGTTCAAGGGCGGCAGCCTGTCGGTGACCACCGGCGCCGAGGGCGGAGACGTGGCCTGCAAGGTCGTCGTGGACGGCAAGGAAGCCAAGACGGCGAAGGCGTCGGGCAACTTCGCGACCGCCACCTGCGACGGCTTCTGA
- a CDS encoding LppA family lipoprotein, producing the protein MTPHPSRLHAALAVALTAAALTACSVEKSPFPGDNVDRDPAEVWTALMRLPDTDQARQQYQQLDTELRQALTAAIPKLSPWTPLGNGSRAACGARFPAIGNDGESEHLGDHGVAGNLPDADYEKALTVIGTVAQRYGFEPRPQRLHDAPGSHDAVFHNTTDEGQISFGTALNTSLQLSLSCHLFPAAKQRGTPSTTP; encoded by the coding sequence ATGACCCCGCACCCCAGTCGCCTGCACGCGGCGCTCGCCGTCGCCCTGACCGCCGCCGCTCTGACCGCGTGCAGCGTCGAAAAATCGCCCTTCCCTGGAGACAACGTGGACCGAGACCCCGCAGAAGTCTGGACCGCATTGATGCGACTGCCCGACACCGACCAAGCCCGCCAGCAATACCAGCAACTCGACACCGAACTCCGCCAAGCCCTCACCGCCGCCATACCCAAACTGTCCCCTTGGACGCCGCTTGGCAACGGCTCGCGTGCAGCATGCGGTGCGCGGTTCCCCGCCATCGGCAACGACGGAGAGAGCGAACACCTGGGCGACCACGGCGTGGCCGGGAACCTGCCCGACGCGGACTACGAGAAAGCCCTCACCGTCATCGGGACCGTCGCGCAGCGCTACGGATTCGAACCGCGCCCCCAGCGTCTGCATGACGCTCCCGGATCGCACGACGCGGTGTTCCACAACACGACCGATGAAGGGCAAATCTCTTTCGGTACTGCCCTGAATACCAGCCTGCAGCTAAGCCTCAGCTGTCATCTGTTCCCTGCCGCCAAACAACGCGGCACACCCTCGACTACGCCTTAA
- a CDS encoding alpha/beta hydrolase, giving the protein MLEHRRFVGAELLDHFATIAEPGMGAGQEASNTPLHLTALGHSYGSSTTGYALGHDTPVQDAMLFGSPGQGAEHLKVPQGHLFAAQDAGDTLVPNYGDTGALGPSPYFSPDASSYHQMSTDASVTEAGPRSATEGHSGYLDAGSTSMYNMAAITTGHPDLAQYKGTVLAEGPR; this is encoded by the coding sequence GTGCTTGAACATCGCCGGTTCGTCGGCGCCGAACTGCTCGACCACTTTGCCACGATCGCTGAACCCGGGATGGGAGCCGGGCAGGAGGCGTCGAACACGCCGCTGCACTTGACCGCGCTCGGGCACAGCTACGGCTCCAGCACCACCGGGTATGCCCTCGGCCATGACACCCCGGTGCAGGACGCGATGCTGTTCGGCTCCCCCGGCCAGGGCGCCGAACATCTGAAGGTGCCGCAAGGCCACCTCTTCGCCGCACAGGACGCCGGAGACACCCTCGTCCCCAACTACGGCGACACCGGAGCGCTCGGGCCCAGCCCCTACTTCAGCCCGGACGCGAGCAGCTACCACCAGATGTCCACCGACGCCAGCGTCACCGAAGCAGGACCACGCAGCGCAACCGAAGGCCACAGCGGCTACCTCGACGCAGGATCGACCAGCATGTACAACATGGCCGCCATCACCACCGGACATCCCGACCTCGCCCAGTACAAGGGCACCGTTCTCGCCGAAGGCCCCCGATGA
- a CDS encoding threonine/serine exporter ThrE family protein, whose amino-acid sequence MKINERAGQGAARRRWPILEPPHPRSNQRHRPNLLRRRAWHILEAPTAEQPAVESEEAIGPKPPDDATVNFVLDLTLRIGEVQMASGAGASDVTATILALTSALGLPHCEVDVIFTSITVTCHRGTDLAPVTALRVVRSRSLDYTRLTETEALVRQIVRGRTGAEEAVTELDRITSAPHPYARWTATAAWGGLAGFITLLLGGGIDIALVAMVISAAVDRIGRLLNKVNLPFFFQQVVGGLFATLSAMIIVSSNILTTDRPTLVVAAAVTVLLSGLSTVSAVQDGITGYYVTASGRTMETALMSAGLIAGVVLALRIAVMLELPRTPLPDVPVSTAQHLPIIVVGGAGAAACFALASYSKLRAMLVAAAAGGIGALVYGALILATLDAVSASAIAATLVGFCGGVMARRLKVTPLVVAVSGITPLLPGLSTYRGLYQLAVSPGGNISTLMTAVAIGLALAAGVVLGEYLAQPVRTGLGRLERKLSGPRLAGPMEPTERRLE is encoded by the coding sequence ATGAAGATCAACGAGCGTGCCGGCCAGGGGGCGGCGCGCAGACGGTGGCCGATTCTCGAGCCCCCGCACCCGCGGTCGAACCAGCGGCATCGGCCCAATCTTCTGCGCCGGCGCGCCTGGCACATTCTCGAGGCGCCGACGGCGGAACAGCCCGCAGTCGAGTCCGAGGAGGCGATCGGGCCCAAGCCGCCGGACGACGCGACCGTCAACTTCGTTCTGGATCTCACCCTGCGGATCGGCGAAGTGCAGATGGCCAGCGGCGCCGGGGCTTCCGACGTCACCGCGACCATTCTCGCGCTCACCTCCGCGCTCGGGCTGCCGCACTGCGAGGTCGACGTCATCTTCACGTCGATCACCGTCACCTGTCACCGCGGCACCGACCTCGCGCCGGTGACCGCGTTGCGAGTGGTCCGTTCGCGCAGTCTCGACTACACCCGGCTGACCGAGACCGAGGCGCTCGTGCGCCAGATCGTCCGCGGGCGCACGGGGGCCGAGGAAGCGGTCACCGAACTGGACCGGATCACCTCCGCGCCGCACCCGTACGCGCGCTGGACCGCGACCGCCGCCTGGGGCGGGCTGGCCGGGTTCATCACGCTGCTGCTCGGCGGGGGCATCGACATCGCGCTCGTCGCGATGGTCATCTCCGCCGCGGTCGACCGGATCGGCAGGCTGCTCAACAAGGTCAACCTGCCGTTCTTCTTCCAGCAGGTGGTCGGCGGCCTCTTCGCGACGCTGTCGGCGATGATCATCGTCAGCAGCAACATCCTCACCACCGACCGGCCGACGCTGGTGGTCGCCGCGGCGGTCACCGTGCTCCTTTCCGGGCTCTCCACGGTTTCCGCGGTGCAGGACGGGATCACCGGGTATTACGTGACCGCGTCCGGCCGCACGATGGAAACCGCGTTGATGAGTGCCGGGCTGATCGCGGGCGTGGTGCTCGCACTGCGGATCGCGGTGATGCTCGAACTGCCGCGCACCCCGTTGCCGGACGTGCCCGTCTCGACCGCGCAGCACCTGCCGATCATCGTCGTCGGCGGGGCCGGCGCGGCCGCCTGCTTCGCCCTCGCCTCGTACTCGAAACTGCGCGCGATGCTCGTCGCCGCCGCGGCGGGCGGGATCGGTGCGCTCGTGTACGGCGCGCTGATCCTGGCCACCCTCGACGCGGTGAGCGCGTCGGCGATCGCGGCGACGCTCGTCGGGTTCTGCGGCGGGGTGATGGCGCGGCGGCTGAAGGTTACTCCGCTCGTGGTCGCCGTGTCCGGGATCACTCCGCTGCTCCCCGGTCTCTCCACCTATCGTGGTCTATACCAATTAGCGGTTTCGCCAGGCGGCAACATCTCGACCCTGATGACCGCGGTCGCCATCGGACTCGCCCTCGCGGCGGGCGTTGTACTGGGCGAATACCTCGCCCAGCCGGTCCGCACCGGGCTCGGCAGGCTCGAGCGGAAGCTCTCCGGGCCCCGGCTCGCGGGACCGATGGAACCGACCGAACGGCGTTTGGAGTAA
- a CDS encoding trehalose-6-phosphate synthase: MTDAIADRNSAPSADFVVVANRLPVDLERTADGQQRWTASPGGLVSALEPFLRSRKGAWVGWPGVPDVDVDEFDDDGLVLHPVSLSSAEVRDYYEGFSNATLWPLYHDVVERPVFDRSWWDSYVKVNRRFAEASAAVAAHGATVWIQDYQLQLVPRMLRELRPDLRIGFFLHIPFPPVELFMQLPWRAEIVRGLIGADLIGFHRPGGAQNFLWLARQLVGLEPTRGAVGVRSRPGMVQVGDRTVRVGAFPISIDAAGLDSLARSKGVVERTKQIRRDLGNPKTVLLGVDRLDYTKGIDLRLQALHELLHEGRLEPGDVTFVQLATPSRERVEHYQRMRGEIEQMVGRINGEFARVGHPVVHYLHQSVNRTELAAFFSAADVMVVTPLRDGMNLVCKEYVACRPDLGGALVLSEFAGAAAELTSAFLVNPHDLDGVKNALEAAITLDPAEGRRRMRAMRRQVLTHDVDRWARSFLQALGAEPAD; this comes from the coding sequence GTGACTGACGCGATCGCCGACCGGAACAGCGCACCGTCCGCGGATTTCGTCGTGGTGGCCAACCGGCTGCCCGTCGACCTCGAACGGACCGCGGACGGGCAGCAGCGCTGGACCGCCAGTCCGGGAGGACTGGTCTCGGCGCTCGAACCGTTCCTGAGGTCCCGCAAGGGCGCCTGGGTCGGCTGGCCGGGCGTGCCGGACGTCGACGTGGACGAGTTCGACGACGACGGCCTCGTCCTGCACCCGGTGTCGCTCAGCTCGGCCGAGGTGCGCGACTACTACGAGGGCTTCTCCAACGCCACGCTGTGGCCGCTCTACCACGACGTCGTCGAGCGGCCGGTGTTCGACCGGTCGTGGTGGGACAGCTACGTGAAGGTCAACCGCCGTTTCGCCGAGGCCAGCGCCGCGGTCGCCGCGCACGGGGCGACCGTGTGGATCCAGGACTACCAGCTGCAGCTGGTGCCCCGGATGCTCCGGGAACTGCGCCCCGACCTGCGCATCGGCTTCTTCCTGCACATCCCGTTCCCGCCGGTCGAGCTGTTCATGCAGCTCCCGTGGCGCGCGGAGATCGTGCGCGGCCTGATCGGCGCGGACCTGATCGGTTTCCACCGGCCCGGCGGCGCGCAGAACTTCCTGTGGCTGGCCCGGCAGCTGGTCGGCCTCGAACCCACCCGCGGCGCGGTCGGCGTCCGGTCCCGGCCGGGCATGGTGCAGGTCGGCGACCGCACCGTGCGCGTCGGCGCGTTCCCGATCTCCATCGACGCGGCCGGCCTCGACTCGCTCGCGCGCAGCAAGGGCGTCGTCGAGCGCACCAAGCAGATCCGCCGCGACCTCGGCAACCCGAAGACGGTGCTGCTCGGCGTCGACCGGCTTGACTACACCAAGGGCATCGACCTGCGGCTGCAGGCGCTGCACGAGCTGCTGCACGAGGGCCGTCTCGAACCCGGCGACGTCACCTTCGTGCAGCTGGCCACGCCGAGCCGCGAGCGCGTCGAGCACTACCAGCGGATGCGCGGCGAGATCGAGCAGATGGTCGGCCGGATCAACGGCGAGTTCGCCCGCGTCGGCCACCCGGTCGTGCACTATTTGCACCAATCCGTGAACCGCACCGAGCTGGCCGCCTTCTTCTCCGCGGCCGACGTCATGGTGGTGACTCCGCTGCGCGACGGGATGAATCTCGTGTGCAAGGAGTACGTCGCGTGCCGCCCGGATCTCGGCGGCGCTCTGGTGCTCAGCGAGTTCGCCGGCGCGGCGGCCGAACTGACCAGCGCTTTCCTCGTCAACCCGCACGATCTGGACGGGGTGAAGAACGCGTTGGAGGCTGCCATTACGCTCGACCCCGCCGAGGGCCGACGCAGGATGCGCGCCATGCGTCGCCAGGTCCTCACCCACGACGTCGACCGGTGGGCGCGTTCGTTCCTCCAGGCGCTGGGTGCCGAACCGGCCGACTGA